The Theropithecus gelada isolate Dixy chromosome X, Tgel_1.0, whole genome shotgun sequence genome includes a window with the following:
- the TSC22D3 gene encoding TSC22 domain family protein 3 isoform X5, translated as MDLVKNHLMYAVREEVEILKEQIRELVEKNSQLERENTLLKTLASPEQLEKFQSCLSPEEPAPESPQVPEAPGGSAV; from the exons ATG GATCTGGTGAAGAATCATCTGATGTATGCTGTGAGAGAGGAGGTGGAGATCCTGAAGGAGCAGATCCGAGAGCTGGTGGAGAAGAACTCCCAGCTAGAGCGTGAGAACACCCTGTTGAAGACCCTGGCAAGCCCAGAGCAGCTGGAGAAGTTCCAGTCCTGTCTGAGCCCTGAAGAGCCAGCTCCCGAATCCCCACAAGTGCCCGAGGCTCCTGGTGGTTCTGCGGTGTAA
- the TSC22D3 gene encoding TSC22 domain family protein 3 isoform X3, which translates to MNTEMYQTPMEVAVYQLHNFSISFFSSLLGGDVVSVKLDNSASGASVVAIDNKIEQAMDLVKNHLMYAVREEVEILKEQIRELVEKNSQLERENTLLKTLASPEQLEKFQSCLSPEEPAPESPQVPEAPGGSAV; encoded by the exons ATGAACACCGAAATGTATCAGACCCCCATGGAGGTGGCAGTCTATCAGCTGCACAatttctccatctccttcttctcttccctgcttGGAGGGGATGTGGTTTCCGTTAAGCTGGACAACAG TGCCTCCGGAGCCAGCGTGGTGGCCATAGACAACAAGATCGAACAGGCCATG GATCTGGTGAAGAATCATCTGATGTATGCTGTGAGAGAGGAGGTGGAGATCCTGAAGGAGCAGATCCGAGAGCTGGTGGAGAAGAACTCCCAGCTAGAGCGTGAGAACACCCTGTTGAAGACCCTGGCAAGCCCAGAGCAGCTGGAGAAGTTCCAGTCCTGTCTGAGCCCTGAAGAGCCAGCTCCCGAATCCCCACAAGTGCCCGAGGCTCCTGGTGGTTCTGCGGTGTAA